One Conger conger chromosome 7, fConCon1.1, whole genome shotgun sequence genomic window, aaaagggatgcGATTCTGACACACATCACCTGATATAGGTGTAAATACCCtataaaggggacagtctgtacattaacctcacatttattgtttcatttccaaTTCCAATTTGCTGGACTAcatagccaaaataacagaaattgcaccAACTGTTCAAATACatatagactgcactgtatattttttaattgagcaattattttgtttgaattCCTCCTGCAGGGCAGGAACAGGAATTCTGCTGTGGGCCTGCACAGGCACTGCGAGACATGCTATAGCCAGCGCTGCAGGGCCCCCGTGGAGATCTCAGTCTCTTGTATAACCATCAGCTGCCGTCTGCTCTGTAGCGCTGTCTTCCACCTGTGCAAGGAGGAGGAGCACCAGCTCCTCTGCCCCAATGAGAAGGTGCCCTGCCTCAATGCCCACTATGGCTGCCCCTTCACCATGGTCCGCTCCAAACAGGCCCAGCACCTAGAGGTATGCCCGGCGAGTGTGGTctgctgctccctggagtgGAACCGCTGGCCCATGGAGGATATGAATGCGGTCTTCTATgacaaaatcctgaaggagcAGCACTCTGAGGAGCAGCTGGACCTCTCCATGGCACTCAGAGACCAGACGCATCTTTTCAGCTCTCTGAAAATGAAGGTCATTTTTGCTGAGCTGACCAAGAATGCGGAGGAACCCTGCCCTGTGGAAGTTTCTGGGGCGGTGGGTGGCATGGCCTCAGAGGATGGGgctggcacttccattcaatcCGGCGCATCGCTGTATTTACACCCCAATGACCCAGAAATGCAAGAGTTGACCCAAGAAGAACGTGAGGCTCTGGCCAgggacaggaaagtgacagggTTGAAGAACTACAGCTTGTGGGAGAAAATGTTCAGCATGGATAAGGGTGGCTGTGACTATGCTGTTCAGGCTATGAGCAATGAGAAACCCGTTGagaagacatcatcatcacagCAAATGACTGTGCTACAGGAAGTGCCTCAGGAGAACTATAGCAGTGATATCACCATGCTCACTGATGTCACCGAAACAGACTTGGATTCTTGGGAGAAGGGAGCTATCAACAGCCAAGAGAAAGGGGCCAGTATGCCAGAGAACATTAAGTACGTGGCGCAGAATGGGAAAATAATGGTTGAAATTGGGCAGGTTGCCCCTTGTGCTCCCAAACCAAAGCACTTTGTTTACACTTACCTGGAACCCATGCAGATCAAAACTGTCCGAACCTTTAAAATCCCCACCAGCTTCCGGGAGAAGCAGAGCCGCATCCGGAACCCTTCAAATATCCGGAAGATAAGCAAAGCTGTGGACACGTCCGATCTAGGAGTCTGCATGGAAGACATTCCAAAATGGGATGAGATTCAAGCAACCTTGCTATGTACTTTGGAGAAGGAGCAGAGAGGGCATTTAATTTCTGAGCCTGGTTCAGCAGATGCCCTGCTTTCTGACATAGGAACTCAGACATATCACTTCCTTTCCACACCATTCAAGCAAGATGACACCCTAGCAGACATTGCTGCCAATAGGGCTTTGAAGCTGCATGTACAGATCCATGCTGAGTGTGTGACCAATCGGCACAACAAGGTGAGCTCTGCATTCACCTTTCTGTGTGGCCATTTCTACCGTCGTGATGAGTTTCCCTCACACTTCAAGAATGTTCACTTGGACATCCAGTCAGGCCTGAACGGCTGGTTCGAGCAGCGCTGCCCCCTGGCATACCTTGGCTGCACTTACAGTCAAAAGAGGTTCCAGCCTTCCACCCACAGAGCCATAGTTACCTACAACCAGGTGCTTAGCACCTTTACCCTGAGACCAGAGGTCTCGCCCTCACTATATCAAGGAATTCGAACTGTCATCCCGGAAAGAAAGCGTGCCCGAAATTTTGACTCCCTCAGTAGACTGCCCTTTGAGGTCCTGGTGCACATTGCTAGCTTCTTGGACAGCTTCACTCTGTACCAACTGGCCCTGGTCTCCAGGCTGATGAGAGATGTCTGTGAGGCTCTCCTGCAGGTCAGGGGCATGGTCTCCCTAAAGTGGGAGAAAAAGACATACACTCATGGAAGGTCCTCCTGGAAATCCAGGAAGAAGGTAAGGTATCTGCCTCCTGTTTTGTTATAAGTTCTGCTTCAGAACTTAAGCAAGTGACACGTGTTCAACTCCCACATATAGTGGTCTaaaag contains:
- the LOC133133218 gene encoding F-box only protein 40-like — its product is MGRNRNSAVGLHRHCETCYSQRCRAPVEISVSCITISCRLLCSAVFHLCKEEEHQLLCPNEKVPCLNAHYGCPFTMVRSKQAQHLEVCPASVVCCSLEWNRWPMEDMNAVFYDKILKEQHSEEQLDLSMALRDQTHLFSSLKMKVIFAELTKNAEEPCPVEVSGAVGGMASEDGAGTSIQSGASLYLHPNDPEMQELTQEEREALARDRKVTGLKNYSLWEKMFSMDKGGCDYAVQAMSNEKPVEKTSSSQQMTVLQEVPQENYSSDITMLTDVTETDLDSWEKGAINSQEKGASMPENIKYVAQNGKIMVEIGQVAPCAPKPKHFVYTYLEPMQIKTVRTFKIPTSFREKQSRIRNPSNIRKISKAVDTSDLGVCMEDIPKWDEIQATLLCTLEKEQRGHLISEPGSADALLSDIGTQTYHFLSTPFKQDDTLADIAANRALKLHVQIHAECVTNRHNKVSSAFTFLCGHFYRRDEFPSHFKNVHLDIQSGLNGWFEQRCPLAYLGCTYSQKRFQPSTHRAIVTYNQVLSTFTLRPEVSPSLYQGIRTVIPERKRARNFDSLSRLPFEVLVHIASFLDSFTLYQLALVSRLMRDVCEALLQVRGMVSLKWEKKTYTHGRSSWKSRKKVWQFSNLSSAVERWSFDNNIPSMAQHLMVCPFYQTEDKKQPAALVSMCDHKQEGKKHHSLVAMFLSDK